A region from the Rheinheimera mangrovi genome encodes:
- a CDS encoding IS1096 element passenger TnpR family protein: MEIYTIEITLPFKAKTPWRRVIEVEDNTPFFELHYFIQTMVKFDNDHLYEFHIAKTPGRNTQRIDDGKMLNEVYPLVGSKVFYLFDFGDCWLFQFKKLRKKAEKQPRVKYPRVVESEGRNPRQY, translated from the coding sequence TTGGAGATATACACCATAGAAATCACCCTTCCCTTTAAAGCCAAAACGCCATGGCGGCGTGTGATTGAAGTGGAAGACAACACGCCCTTTTTTGAGTTGCATTACTTTATTCAGACGATGGTGAAGTTTGATAATGATCACTTGTATGAGTTTCATATCGCCAAAACCCCTGGCAGAAATACGCAACGTATTGATGATGGAAAAATGCTAAATGAGGTGTATCCGCTGGTGGGTAGCAAGGTGTTTTATTTGTTTGATTTCGGTGATTGCTGGTTATTTCAGTTTAAAAAATTACGCAAAAAAGCTGAAAAACAACCCAGGGTAAAATACCCGCGAGTGGTAGAGTCTGAGGGCCGAAACCCAAGGCAATACTAA
- a CDS encoding DUF3025 domain-containing protein, whose translation MQKSSVNSRFMAPTAWQPELFLQPGVFSALAAQFPLAQQRHFPSPELLTAWLHQRTELQDWSFVDSSVLDADGRYYEDFIWQTRQIPMRADNWHDLFGALIWCLFPKSKRVMNQLHMAQIQQFGTKERSKIRHKLTLLDECGVLLCIQPSQRFMLDLLRDHQWTDAFYQHKNLWAELNPIIFGHANYEMATRPFIGLTAKLWCIELPSGLTCPDTEGYDFVDNLLAAQLVQAELLLDNQQLSPLPLLGVPGWHQQAQDLAFYADTSYFRPKRHTT comes from the coding sequence ATGCAAAAAAGCAGCGTAAACTCCAGATTCATGGCACCCACAGCCTGGCAACCAGAGCTATTTTTACAGCCCGGTGTATTCAGCGCTTTGGCTGCACAATTTCCGTTAGCACAACAACGCCATTTCCCGTCGCCAGAGCTGCTGACAGCCTGGTTGCATCAGCGCACTGAGCTACAGGACTGGAGCTTTGTTGACAGCTCAGTGCTAGATGCAGATGGTCGTTATTACGAAGACTTTATTTGGCAAACCCGGCAAATACCTATGCGTGCAGACAACTGGCATGACTTATTTGGCGCCTTGATTTGGTGTTTATTCCCCAAAAGCAAGCGGGTAATGAATCAGCTGCATATGGCACAAATTCAACAGTTTGGCACTAAAGAACGCAGCAAAATTAGGCATAAGCTCACCTTATTAGATGAATGTGGCGTGTTGCTTTGTATCCAGCCTTCGCAGCGATTTATGTTGGATTTATTGCGTGATCACCAATGGACCGACGCTTTTTATCAGCATAAAAACCTATGGGCTGAGCTAAATCCTATTATTTTTGGCCATGCGAACTATGAAATGGCAACCAGGCCTTTTATTGGTTTAACCGCAAAATTATGGTGTATTGAATTGCCCTCAGGCTTGACCTGTCCAGACACAGAAGGTTACGATTTTGTTGATAACTTATTAGCAGCTCAGCTTGTGCAAGCAGAGCTGCTGCTTGATAATCAACAGCTTAGTCCACTGCCATTACTGGGAGTACCGGGCTGGCATCAACAGGCTCAGGATCTGGCCTTTTATGCTGATACCAGTTATTTCAGACCGAAACGGCATACGACTTAA
- a CDS encoding GGDEF domain-containing protein: protein MFLFAGISHSHASAQQTDPALEQKLDQLAGVADYPQDKIKLRSIVDALTESVPVESYARVKGYQSLSMAFDEHKVDAALELTDSVLAMPTIQSSPAATAELLAVKADIYLNTNQVDESLALIAAIEHQLAAVENPRIGYYCHNVIGRVLQANRKFESALEHLLKAHTAVGDTDDAATHSRRQFLNLHISRVQLSLQNFKVALELLDKTIAEASKYNLPKRLPELYLNRAYAARELHGLSAQSSEDFIQAAKLGKEQGNKRVELAGYNNAGAGLLLLKNYQRAEQYLTQARAIASSINNSSEGTVIDFNLGYIKVMRGDFDTGLAEMRRAAEQFSTFAPASQVAQIQGLLADAYGVAGQYQLQAQALKEQQRLKDEFFQSERDKVFSELQIKYQAQENALQIKLLEQQTELQRQELDNRTLTQRLILLAVLLVLVIAALLFFAYVSSRKVNQLLSKNNQILQQQSVHDPLTGLLNRRAVQHYMADAIADTTSAVAGKTTGEQAIFLLDIDHFKQINDGLGHAAGDEILIAVAQKLKALCRTDDLVIRWGGEEFLLVLQHSHPDTLPELAKRILQEIASQPLQTEFSPNRVTLSGGYISLPVKQSGKQNIHWETALKLADHLLYQAKAKGRNQIIGLESFDVADDQPLLSEQELLQRLISQQCSTVTVLGPV from the coding sequence ATGTTTTTGTTTGCTGGTATTAGCCATAGCCATGCTTCAGCTCAACAAACAGACCCGGCTCTTGAACAGAAACTGGATCAGCTTGCAGGCGTAGCCGATTACCCGCAAGACAAAATCAAGCTTCGTAGTATTGTTGATGCATTAACTGAGTCTGTTCCTGTCGAGAGTTACGCCAGAGTAAAAGGTTACCAAAGTCTGTCTATGGCATTCGATGAGCACAAGGTTGATGCAGCATTGGAATTGACCGACTCTGTTTTGGCGATGCCAACTATTCAGTCCTCGCCGGCAGCGACCGCTGAATTGCTGGCCGTAAAAGCGGATATTTATTTAAACACCAATCAAGTCGATGAAAGCCTAGCGCTTATTGCTGCTATTGAGCATCAATTAGCTGCAGTTGAAAATCCACGCATAGGGTATTACTGCCATAACGTGATTGGCAGAGTATTGCAGGCGAACCGGAAATTTGAGTCTGCACTGGAGCATTTACTCAAGGCGCATACCGCCGTTGGTGATACTGATGATGCAGCCACCCATAGTCGCCGCCAATTTTTAAATCTGCATATTTCCAGAGTTCAGTTGTCGTTGCAGAATTTTAAAGTGGCGCTGGAGTTGTTGGATAAAACCATTGCTGAGGCCAGTAAATACAATTTACCCAAGCGGTTACCAGAGCTTTATTTGAACCGGGCTTATGCGGCGAGAGAGCTGCATGGTCTTTCTGCACAAAGTTCCGAAGACTTTATACAAGCGGCCAAATTGGGTAAGGAGCAGGGCAATAAACGCGTTGAACTGGCAGGATACAATAATGCCGGAGCCGGATTGTTGCTGCTAAAAAACTACCAGCGGGCCGAACAGTATTTGACTCAGGCCAGAGCCATAGCCAGCTCAATCAATAACAGTTCTGAAGGCACAGTAATTGATTTTAACCTGGGTTATATCAAAGTGATGCGGGGGGATTTTGACACTGGGCTTGCCGAAATGCGTCGTGCCGCTGAACAATTCAGCACTTTTGCCCCAGCCAGTCAGGTGGCACAAATCCAGGGGCTTCTGGCTGATGCATATGGCGTGGCCGGGCAGTATCAGTTGCAAGCGCAGGCATTAAAAGAACAGCAGCGCCTAAAAGATGAATTTTTTCAGTCGGAGCGGGATAAAGTATTCAGTGAGTTGCAGATTAAATATCAGGCTCAGGAAAATGCCTTACAAATTAAACTACTGGAACAGCAAACTGAGTTACAGCGGCAGGAGCTGGATAACCGTACCCTGACGCAGCGTTTGATCCTGCTGGCTGTGTTACTGGTGCTGGTGATTGCAGCCTTGCTGTTTTTTGCTTATGTCAGCAGTCGCAAAGTGAATCAGTTACTAAGTAAAAACAATCAAATACTGCAGCAACAATCTGTGCATGATCCGCTAACAGGGCTATTGAACCGCAGGGCAGTGCAGCACTATATGGCCGATGCTATAGCTGACACTACGTCTGCAGTAGCTGGCAAAACCACAGGGGAGCAAGCCATTTTCCTGCTGGATATTGATCATTTTAAGCAGATTAATGATGGCTTGGGTCATGCTGCCGGTGATGAAATCCTGATTGCTGTGGCACAAAAACTAAAGGCCTTGTGCCGTACTGATGATTTAGTGATCCGCTGGGGAGGTGAAGAGTTTTTGCTGGTGCTGCAGCACAGCCACCCCGATACGCTGCCTGAACTGGCTAAACGTATTCTGCAGGAAATCGCCAGCCAGCCGCTGCAGACAGAGTTTTCGCCGAACAGAGTCACGCTGAGTGGCGGTTATATCAGCTTGCCAGTGAAACAAAGTGGAAAACAAAACATCCATTGGGAAACGGCCTTGAAACTGGCGGATCACTTGCTGTATCAGGCAAAAGCAAAAGGCCGTAACCAAATTATTGGGCTGGAGTCATTTGATGTTGCTGATGACCAGCCGTTGTTATCTGAGCAGGAGTTGTTACAACGTCTAATCAGTCAGCAATGCAGCACTGTGACCGTTCTGGGGCCGGTTTAA
- a CDS encoding di-heme oxidoredictase family protein → MSPCSVVLSDANRLQLKSWLMVPALALAVAACGGGGGSSVVPDDSGSGAPPVITPPPVVIPPPVVTPLPVELPEPELEAAPDAKTAPLPKVGGPSLPSPPAALRIDTSYDKTQVSQPVLAVTASSSGDENDNNTAAKAIDGDLASRWESAWGDDVTDADNAWLQFDFGTKTALGTMKLYWENAHAKEYAIYVSDDGQNWYQLRYVVGSEGKTEEFLNLDTNARYLRFQGITRSTQYGYSLFEVEFRTPGSDSSMPVLSTSALSYPLSGAGRVPLPAPAEPIETVSFTLADGTLVTRFSMVGRSRHARERGEDWNEIGFGVNDTVDAAGKPLDKGPGAHLNFIANYFKNRTWGVEFIDNSNVAGVTEPRIVVNQYYQQAQKGGGHSFVRRFDEPGVTGFGWMSPGDLLDDSTYQDPGAACPVIAKPANGVLLRPDSGYNGVIGANDGCSVVFDRYPGHRALSANADGVLVPNGSYVDSRVLKKGDVIEFTGSFFSTREAMDAIGDSGAFRYYTNELTYVMGKGLRPWYGVQPRLMNEPLPESTLQGGLGSVSYDYADNPTFMFQQPHNTIGMQNMQRFMEGRRWLHTNLWTGIHNEDGNDRNDAGRQLQGPRFNQSSCFNCHVNNGRSVAPTVRNQRLDTMAVRVGATGTDANGHYLPHPIYGQALQMNGRSVTTGALQNWGNGAWVADFVSSTVSLADGTQVELRKAAIAFEGPEPEVHSIRQAQPLIGMGLLEAISDETILSRVRTTPDADGVLGTANYAYDPETGEVRLGRYGWKASKVSLRHQVTHAALLDMAVTSSVYPKLACLAGPQRCDPVTAEPGLPDEAVTAMTQYLHLLAVPAQRSVVSGFPKGVSPLAYLDVDPAQIAAGEKVFKDIRCVTCHVSEVKTSARSEFDEVRNQTIKPYTDLLLHDMGPGLADNFTEGLASGSMWRTPALWGIGYTQFVAGGTVAGYLHDGRARTLTEAIVWHGGEAEVIKNRFVNLPTAEREALLAFLKSL, encoded by the coding sequence ATGAGCCCTTGTTCTGTTGTGTTATCAGATGCAAACAGGTTACAGCTGAAGAGTTGGCTAATGGTGCCCGCACTGGCGTTAGCCGTTGCAGCTTGTGGCGGTGGCGGAGGCAGCAGTGTTGTACCTGATGATTCGGGCTCAGGAGCTCCTCCTGTAATAACGCCGCCTCCTGTGGTTATTCCACCGCCTGTCGTCACGCCTCTCCCTGTTGAGTTACCAGAACCAGAACTTGAAGCTGCACCTGATGCGAAAACCGCACCGCTGCCTAAAGTTGGTGGGCCTTCTTTACCTTCGCCGCCTGCGGCACTGCGCATTGACACCAGTTACGACAAAACTCAGGTCAGTCAGCCTGTCCTTGCTGTCACTGCCAGTTCTTCCGGCGACGAGAATGACAATAATACTGCTGCCAAAGCCATAGATGGCGATTTGGCCAGTCGCTGGGAAAGTGCCTGGGGTGACGATGTTACTGATGCAGATAACGCCTGGCTGCAGTTTGACTTTGGTACCAAAACCGCATTAGGCACGATGAAACTCTATTGGGAAAATGCTCATGCCAAAGAGTACGCTATTTATGTGTCGGATGACGGGCAAAACTGGTATCAGCTGCGTTATGTGGTGGGTTCAGAAGGCAAAACCGAAGAGTTTCTGAATCTGGATACCAATGCGCGTTATCTGCGTTTTCAGGGTATCACCCGCAGTACTCAGTATGGCTATTCATTATTTGAAGTTGAATTCAGAACACCGGGCAGCGATAGCTCCATGCCAGTGCTGAGCACTTCTGCTTTGTCTTATCCCCTAAGTGGCGCTGGTCGCGTGCCATTGCCTGCTCCGGCAGAACCTATAGAAACCGTTAGCTTTACTCTGGCAGATGGCACCTTAGTCACCCGCTTTAGCATGGTAGGGCGCTCCCGTCATGCCCGTGAGCGTGGTGAAGACTGGAATGAAATTGGTTTTGGCGTCAATGACACCGTAGATGCAGCAGGTAAACCTTTGGATAAAGGCCCTGGTGCGCATTTGAATTTTATTGCCAACTACTTTAAAAACCGTACCTGGGGTGTGGAGTTTATTGATAACAGTAATGTTGCTGGTGTGACTGAACCCCGTATTGTGGTGAACCAATATTACCAGCAAGCCCAAAAAGGTGGAGGCCACTCTTTTGTCCGCCGTTTTGATGAGCCTGGTGTCACAGGTTTTGGCTGGATGAGCCCTGGTGATTTACTGGATGACTCGACTTACCAGGATCCAGGTGCTGCTTGCCCCGTGATCGCCAAACCAGCCAATGGCGTTTTGTTGCGCCCGGACAGTGGTTATAACGGTGTGATTGGCGCGAATGACGGGTGCAGTGTAGTGTTTGACCGCTATCCTGGTCACAGAGCACTTTCTGCCAATGCGGATGGCGTGCTGGTACCTAATGGCAGTTATGTGGACTCCCGTGTACTGAAAAAGGGGGATGTGATTGAGTTCACAGGTTCGTTTTTCTCTACCCGCGAAGCCATGGACGCTATAGGTGATAGCGGAGCATTTCGCTATTACACCAACGAGCTGACTTATGTGATGGGCAAAGGCTTAAGACCCTGGTACGGTGTGCAGCCTCGCCTGATGAACGAACCTTTGCCAGAGAGCACGCTGCAAGGAGGCTTGGGGTCTGTTTCTTATGATTATGCCGACAATCCAACGTTTATGTTTCAGCAGCCGCATAACACTATTGGTATGCAGAATATGCAACGTTTTATGGAAGGGCGGCGTTGGCTTCATACCAACTTATGGACAGGTATTCATAACGAAGATGGTAATGATCGCAATGACGCGGGTCGCCAACTGCAAGGCCCACGTTTTAACCAATCCTCCTGTTTTAACTGCCATGTAAATAATGGCCGCAGTGTGGCGCCTACAGTGCGTAACCAACGACTGGACACTATGGCTGTGCGGGTAGGTGCAACAGGTACAGATGCCAATGGCCACTATCTGCCTCATCCTATTTATGGTCAGGCGCTGCAAATGAATGGCCGCTCTGTCACGACTGGTGCGCTGCAAAACTGGGGCAATGGTGCCTGGGTTGCTGATTTTGTCAGCAGTACTGTCAGCCTGGCCGACGGCACACAAGTTGAACTGCGTAAAGCCGCTATTGCCTTTGAAGGGCCAGAACCTGAAGTACATTCTATACGTCAGGCCCAGCCATTGATTGGTATGGGGTTACTGGAAGCGATTTCGGATGAAACTATTTTATCCAGAGTGCGCACCACACCTGATGCCGACGGTGTATTAGGTACGGCGAATTATGCGTACGACCCTGAAACCGGAGAAGTGCGGTTAGGCCGCTACGGCTGGAAAGCAAGTAAAGTCAGCTTGCGTCATCAGGTGACCCATGCTGCTCTGCTGGATATGGCAGTGACTTCTTCTGTTTATCCTAAACTGGCTTGTCTGGCGGGCCCACAACGGTGCGACCCGGTCACAGCAGAGCCAGGTTTACCAGATGAAGCCGTAACCGCCATGACGCAGTACCTGCATTTGTTAGCCGTACCAGCGCAGCGAAGTGTGGTTAGTGGTTTCCCTAAAGGGGTATCGCCTTTGGCATATCTGGATGTCGACCCTGCCCAAATAGCGGCTGGCGAGAAAGTCTTTAAAGATATTCGCTGTGTCACTTGCCACGTCAGTGAAGTGAAAACCAGCGCCCGCTCTGAATTTGATGAAGTGCGCAATCAGACGATTAAACCTTACACCGACCTGCTGCTGCATGATATGGGCCCAGGCCTTGCGGATAACTTCACTGAAGGCCTTGCCAGCGGCAGCATGTGGAGAACACCGGCGCTGTGGGGCATAGGCTATACCCAGTTTGTGGCTGGAGGCACTGTGGCTGGTTATTTACATGATGGTCGCGCCCGTACTTTAACCGAAGCTATTGTATGGCACGGTGGCGAAGCAGAAGTGATCAAAAACCGCTTTGTAAATCTGCCTACCGCTGAGCGCGAAGCATTATTGGCCTTCCTGAAGTCCTTGTAA
- a CDS encoding pirin family protein yields MFEIIRSAERGRAHFGWLKSQHTFSFGDYYNPKQMGFSELRVINDDEVAAGAGFPTHGHKNMEIISYVLEGKIAHKDSAGNEEILPAGEFQLMSAGKGISHSEYNASNTDRLKFLQIWIQPNQLNGAPGYQQKDFGQAVGLTEVITADGRNGTLTIKQDASLSQLILLASQQQEIQVKPGRAYYLHLINGELTVAEQLLKPGDGIKLTHLTELIAKAGAEPVRALWFDLPG; encoded by the coding sequence ATGTTTGAAATTATCCGCTCAGCAGAACGGGGTCGCGCTCACTTTGGCTGGCTGAAAAGTCAACATACCTTTTCTTTTGGTGATTACTACAACCCAAAACAAATGGGCTTTTCAGAATTGCGAGTTATTAATGACGATGAAGTGGCAGCAGGTGCTGGTTTTCCTACTCATGGTCATAAAAATATGGAAATCATCAGCTATGTGCTGGAAGGTAAAATTGCGCATAAAGATTCAGCAGGCAATGAAGAAATATTACCTGCAGGTGAATTTCAACTGATGAGCGCGGGTAAAGGTATTTCACACAGTGAATACAATGCCAGCAACACAGATCGGCTGAAGTTTTTGCAAATTTGGATCCAGCCAAACCAACTCAATGGCGCACCTGGTTATCAACAAAAAGACTTCGGTCAGGCTGTGGGTTTAACAGAAGTGATCACAGCTGATGGTCGTAACGGCACTTTGACTATCAAGCAGGATGCCAGTTTGTCTCAGTTGATTTTACTGGCGTCACAGCAACAAGAGATACAGGTAAAACCGGGCAGGGCTTATTACCTGCACCTGATTAATGGTGAACTGACAGTCGCGGAACAACTGCTCAAACCGGGTGATGGTATCAAGCTGACTCATTTGACTGAGTTAATCGCCAAAGCAGGAGCAGAGCCTGTCAGAGCACTCTGGTTTGATTTGCCCGGCTAA
- a CDS encoding VF530 family protein: protein MATQTPNQPQQNNPLHGFTLQQILELLVEHYSGFAPLAKQIPLKCFSSNPSIKSSLTFLRKTAWARTQVEELFIKLKLYQKS, encoded by the coding sequence ATGGCAACCCAAACCCCAAATCAGCCACAACAAAATAATCCGCTGCATGGATTTACCCTGCAGCAAATTCTGGAGCTGCTTGTTGAGCACTACAGCGGTTTTGCGCCCTTAGCAAAGCAAATTCCGCTTAAATGCTTTAGCTCCAACCCCAGCATCAAATCCAGCCTGACGTTTTTGCGCAAAACCGCCTGGGCCAGAACCCAGGTGGAAGAGCTTTTTATCAAGCTGAAACTCTATCAAAAGAGCTAG
- the asnB gene encoding asparagine synthase B, which translates to MCSIFGVLDIKTDVKALRQQALQLSKLLRHRGPDWSGVWNNDHAILVHERLAIVDTENGAQPLINPNRNHILAVNGEIYNHKNLEKNLTVDYQFQTKSDCEVILPLYLQHDVDFIDQLQGMFAFILYDAEQNRYLIARDHIGIIPLYYGYDEHGQLYVASELKALVPVCKQMQEFPPGHYFDSKVGKLVQYYQRDWQSFDAVKDNPADLGELRAALEQSVKSHLMSDVPYGVLLSGGLDSSLISAITQQFARNRVEDDGQSEAWWPRLHSFAVGLQGSPDLVAARKVADSIGTVHHEVLFTVQEGLDSLRDVIYFLETYDVTTIRASTPMYLMARKIKAMGIKMVLSGEGSDEIFGGYLYFHKAPNAKEFHEETLRKLDRLHMFDCNRANKAMSAWGIEARVPFLDKHFMDVAMRLNPEAKMCGKGKMEKHILRQAFDGLLPHDILWRQKEQFSDGVGYSWIDSLKAHAEKEVTDQQMATAAFRFPVNTPDSKEAYYYRVIFEEHFPHTGAISCVPGGKSVACSTPEALAWDAKMAQMTDPSGRAVRDVHEQGY; encoded by the coding sequence ATGTGTTCGATATTTGGGGTGCTTGACATCAAGACTGATGTTAAAGCCTTGCGCCAGCAGGCGCTACAGTTATCTAAATTATTACGCCACCGTGGACCAGATTGGTCAGGCGTATGGAACAACGACCATGCCATTTTAGTGCATGAACGTCTGGCTATCGTAGATACTGAAAATGGCGCCCAGCCCCTGATTAATCCAAATCGAAATCACATTCTGGCAGTGAATGGTGAGATTTATAATCACAAAAATTTAGAGAAAAACTTAACAGTCGATTACCAGTTCCAGACCAAATCGGACTGCGAAGTGATTTTGCCTTTGTATTTACAGCACGACGTTGATTTTATTGACCAACTGCAAGGCATGTTCGCTTTTATTCTGTATGACGCAGAACAAAACCGTTACCTGATTGCCCGTGATCATATTGGTATTATTCCGTTGTATTACGGCTACGACGAACACGGTCAGTTGTATGTGGCGTCTGAATTAAAAGCCTTGGTGCCTGTATGTAAGCAAATGCAGGAATTCCCACCAGGCCATTACTTTGACAGCAAAGTAGGCAAGCTGGTGCAGTACTATCAGCGCGACTGGCAAAGTTTTGATGCTGTCAAAGACAATCCGGCTGACTTAGGCGAATTACGCGCAGCTCTTGAGCAAAGTGTAAAAAGCCACTTAATGTCCGACGTGCCCTATGGAGTGTTGTTATCTGGTGGTCTGGATTCGTCTTTAATTTCTGCAATTACTCAGCAGTTTGCCCGTAATCGTGTGGAAGATGATGGTCAGTCCGAAGCCTGGTGGCCTCGCCTGCACTCTTTTGCTGTAGGTTTACAAGGCTCACCTGACCTAGTGGCTGCGCGTAAAGTGGCTGACAGCATTGGCACAGTGCACCATGAAGTGCTGTTTACTGTGCAGGAAGGTTTAGATTCTTTGCGTGACGTGATCTATTTCCTCGAAACCTATGATGTCACCACTATTCGTGCTTCAACCCCTATGTACTTAATGGCCCGTAAAATCAAAGCTATGGGTATTAAAATGGTGTTGTCGGGTGAAGGTTCTGATGAAATTTTTGGCGGCTATTTGTATTTCCACAAAGCGCCTAACGCCAAAGAGTTCCATGAAGAAACCTTACGTAAGCTAGACAGGTTGCATATGTTTGACTGCAACCGCGCCAACAAAGCTATGTCGGCCTGGGGTATTGAAGCCCGCGTGCCTTTCCTCGACAAGCACTTTATGGATGTCGCCATGCGCTTGAATCCAGAAGCTAAAATGTGTGGCAAAGGCAAAATGGAGAAACACATTTTGCGTCAGGCCTTTGATGGCTTGTTACCGCACGACATTTTGTGGCGTCAAAAAGAGCAGTTCTCTGACGGTGTGGGTTACAGCTGGATAGACAGCTTAAAAGCTCATGCGGAAAAAGAAGTGACGGATCAGCAAATGGCAACAGCGGCTTTCCGCTTCCCGGTCAATACTCCGGACAGCAAAGAAGCTTATTACTATCGGGTGATCTTTGAAGAGCATTTCCCACACACGGGCGCAATTTCCTGTGTACCAGGTGGTAAGTCTGTCGCTTGTTCTACTCCTGAAGCTTTGGCATGGGATGCGAAAATGGCGCAAATGACTGACCCATCAGGGCGTGCAGTGCGGGACGTTCACGAACAAGGCTACTAA
- a CDS encoding polysaccharide lyase, which translates to MKTTVLITTALFLVGCGGDDAEAENSREQEVFVENFDAKLSKFGHLLANKRYAALVKNEGLYGSNAIKVTYQGFEQGSHRVYAAANLPEAARQYQMSFAVKFCDNFDFVKGGKLHGLGPESPVTGGAPITAEGWSARLMFGPEGRLKTYVYHQDMKGKFGDSKVAQNFRFISGIYHQVKMLVSLNTDVHLADGKVVVSVDGAEVIYHDKIRFRGKDTAASLIHKMLFITFHGGASPEWAPKSENGSYKAECAYFDDFIVTKPL; encoded by the coding sequence ATGAAAACAACAGTATTGATCACAACAGCGCTTTTTCTTGTTGGGTGTGGCGGCGATGATGCGGAGGCTGAAAATTCCAGAGAGCAGGAAGTTTTCGTGGAGAACTTCGACGCTAAGTTATCTAAGTTTGGGCATTTGTTAGCAAATAAGCGCTACGCAGCCTTGGTTAAAAACGAAGGGCTGTATGGTTCGAATGCTATTAAGGTTACGTATCAGGGTTTTGAGCAAGGCAGCCACAGAGTTTATGCCGCTGCTAATCTGCCTGAGGCTGCGCGACAATACCAAATGAGTTTTGCGGTGAAATTTTGTGACAATTTTGATTTTGTGAAGGGGGGCAAATTGCATGGTTTGGGACCAGAAAGTCCTGTAACCGGAGGCGCCCCTATCACTGCGGAAGGTTGGAGTGCCCGCCTGATGTTTGGACCTGAAGGAAGGCTTAAAACCTATGTGTATCATCAGGATATGAAAGGTAAGTTTGGCGATAGCAAAGTTGCACAGAATTTCCGTTTTATCTCTGGTATCTACCATCAGGTGAAGATGCTGGTCAGTTTAAATACTGACGTTCATTTAGCCGACGGCAAAGTCGTGGTATCTGTGGATGGGGCTGAAGTGATTTACCATGACAAAATCCGTTTTCGTGGCAAAGATACAGCCGCATCATTAATCCACAAAATGTTATTCATTACCTTTCATGGTGGAGCTTCACCAGAATGGGCTCCCAAGTCTGAAAATGGGAGTTACAAAGCGGAATGTGCTTATTTTGATGATTTTATTGTCACCAAACCGCTTTAA
- a CDS encoding ATP-binding cassette domain-containing protein, with the protein MIKIDALAKSFAISRGQKLSDSEKQDVRYSKDAFHSVRNVSFDCGSGEVLGLLGPNGAGKTTTLRILSTALQPDSGSVLIEGVDVLKQPVQARKKIGFLSSSTGLYGRLTAYENIAYFARLHGMSETALKQRIEELFTLLNMHDFANRKADAMSSGMKQKTAIARAVVHSPKVVILDEPTTGLDIMTTQTVLDFIRSLKQQGTPVIFSTHHLDEVASLCDRVVVIDKGISAFSDSFDAFKALSADGDLRQSFMNVINQAGHNREYN; encoded by the coding sequence ATGATAAAAATCGACGCGCTGGCTAAATCTTTTGCCATTAGTCGTGGCCAAAAGTTGTCGGACAGTGAAAAACAAGATGTGCGCTATAGCAAAGACGCTTTCCATTCGGTACGCAACGTCAGCTTTGATTGTGGCTCAGGCGAAGTATTAGGTTTATTGGGCCCGAATGGTGCAGGTAAAACCACCACTTTACGTATTTTATCGACTGCCTTACAGCCAGATTCTGGTTCTGTGTTGATTGAAGGCGTGGATGTGTTAAAGCAACCTGTGCAGGCCCGTAAAAAAATCGGTTTTTTATCCAGCAGCACTGGCTTATATGGCCGCCTCACTGCTTATGAAAACATTGCATATTTTGCCCGTTTGCATGGGATGAGCGAAACCGCATTAAAACAACGGATTGAAGAACTATTCACCCTGCTGAATATGCACGATTTTGCTAACCGTAAAGCCGATGCCATGTCCAGTGGTATGAAGCAAAAAACCGCCATAGCGCGCGCTGTGGTGCATTCACCCAAAGTGGTTATATTAGACGAACCTACTACCGGCCTGGATATTATGACCACCCAGACGGTACTGGATTTTATCCGCTCGTTAAAACAGCAGGGCACACCTGTTATTTTTTCTACCCATCATTTGGATGAAGTCGCGTCTTTGTGTGATCGGGTTGTGGTGATAGACAAAGGCATCAGCGCGTTTTCCGACAGCTTTGATGCATTTAAAGCGTTAAGTGCTGACGGTGATCTACGCCAGTCATTTATGAATGTGATT